One part of the Nostoc sp. PCC 7120 = FACHB-418 genome encodes these proteins:
- the fni gene encoding type 2 isopentenyl-diphosphate Delta-isomerase has translation MNPPTTSDSAQTQSRKADHIRICLEEDVQFRDTTNGLERYRFTHSCLPEIDRNDIDLSATFLGKKLNAPLLISSMTGGTEEAGIINQRLAGLAQHYKLAMGVGSQRVAVEKPQVADTFAIRKYAPDVLLFANVGAVQLNYKYGLDECLRIIDMLEADALILHINPLQECIQPRGDVNFRGLLDKINQLCSKLPVPAIAKEVGNGISGAMAEKLIAAGVQAIDVAGAGGTSWAKVEGERAENAMQRRLGRTFADWGMPTAECITSVRAIAPHIPLIASGGLRDGLDVAKAIALGADIAGLAMPFLQAAVESEAALQDLTEVLIAEITTVLFCTGNANLDQLKHSGSLQRLQ, from the coding sequence GTGAACCCACCTACTACCAGCGATTCTGCTCAAACCCAATCACGCAAAGCAGACCATATCCGCATCTGCTTGGAAGAAGACGTACAATTCCGCGACACTACCAACGGACTAGAACGCTATCGTTTCACTCATTCTTGCTTACCAGAAATAGACCGCAACGATATTGATCTGAGCGCGACTTTTTTAGGTAAAAAGCTGAATGCACCTTTGTTAATCTCCTCCATGACTGGAGGAACCGAAGAAGCAGGAATCATTAACCAGCGTTTAGCCGGACTTGCCCAACACTATAAATTGGCAATGGGTGTGGGTTCCCAACGGGTGGCAGTAGAAAAACCCCAGGTAGCTGACACATTTGCCATCCGCAAGTATGCGCCCGATGTGCTGCTGTTCGCTAATGTAGGTGCGGTGCAACTTAACTACAAATATGGTTTAGATGAATGTCTGCGTATCATCGATATGCTAGAGGCGGATGCTTTGATTCTGCACATCAATCCTCTACAAGAGTGTATTCAACCTAGAGGTGATGTGAATTTCCGAGGATTACTTGACAAAATAAATCAGCTATGCAGCAAACTGCCAGTACCTGCAATTGCGAAAGAAGTGGGCAATGGCATTTCCGGCGCAATGGCTGAAAAGTTGATTGCTGCGGGAGTGCAAGCAATTGATGTAGCCGGTGCGGGTGGTACTTCTTGGGCAAAGGTAGAAGGAGAAAGAGCAGAGAACGCTATGCAAAGGCGTTTAGGTAGAACCTTTGCGGATTGGGGAATGCCCACAGCAGAGTGTATTACAAGTGTAAGAGCGATCGCCCCCCATATTCCCTTAATCGCCTCTGGTGGTTTGCGTGATGGACTTGACGTTGCTAAAGCGATCGCCTTAGGTGCAGATATCGCCGGTTTAGCTATGCCTTTTCTGCAAGCGGCCGTAGAATCAGAAGCCGCCCTACAAGATTTAACTGAGGTATTAATTGCGGAAATCACCACAGTCTTATTTTGCACCGGCAACGCCAATTTAGATCAGTTAAAACACTCTGGTAGTTTACAACGCCTACAATAA
- the psbA gene encoding photosystem II q(b) protein, producing MTATLQQRKSANVWEQFCEWITSTNNRLYIGWFGVLMIPTLLAATTCFIIAFIAAPPVDIDGIREPVAGSLIYGNNIISGAVVPSSNAIGLHFYPIWEAASLDEWLYNGGPYQLVIFHFLTGVFCYLGREWELSYRLGMRPWICLAFSAPVAAATAVFLIYPIGQGSFSDGMPLGISGTFNFMIVFQAEHNILMHPFHMLGVAGVFGGSLFSAMHGSLVTSSLVRETTENESQNYGYKFGQEEETYNIVAAHGYFGRLIFQYASFNNSRQLHFFLAAWPVIGIWFTALGVSTMAFNLNGFNFNQSIIDSQGRVINTWADIINRANLGMEVMHERNAHNFPLDLAAGEVAPVAISAPAING from the coding sequence ATGACCGCAACCTTACAACAGCGCAAAAGCGCCAACGTATGGGAACAGTTCTGCGAGTGGATTACCAGCACCAACAACCGTCTATACATCGGTTGGTTCGGCGTACTAATGATCCCCACCTTGCTAGCTGCAACCACCTGCTTCATCATCGCCTTCATCGCTGCACCCCCAGTAGACATCGACGGCATCCGTGAACCAGTAGCAGGTTCCTTAATCTACGGAAACAACATCATCTCCGGTGCAGTTGTTCCCTCCTCCAACGCTATCGGCTTGCACTTCTACCCAATTTGGGAAGCAGCATCCTTAGACGAGTGGTTGTACAACGGTGGCCCTTACCAATTGGTAATTTTCCACTTCTTGACAGGCGTATTCTGCTACTTAGGACGTGAATGGGAACTATCCTACCGCTTAGGAATGCGTCCTTGGATCTGCCTAGCATTCTCTGCACCAGTAGCAGCAGCAACCGCAGTATTCTTGATCTACCCAATCGGACAAGGTTCCTTCTCAGATGGTATGCCCTTGGGTATCTCCGGCACCTTCAACTTCATGATCGTGTTCCAAGCAGAACACAACATCTTGATGCACCCCTTCCATATGTTGGGTGTAGCTGGTGTATTCGGTGGTTCCTTGTTCTCTGCAATGCACGGTTCCTTGGTAACCTCTTCCTTAGTTCGTGAAACAACCGAAAACGAATCACAAAACTACGGTTACAAATTCGGACAAGAAGAAGAAACCTACAACATCGTTGCTGCACACGGTTACTTCGGTCGCTTGATCTTCCAATACGCATCCTTCAACAACAGCCGTCAACTGCACTTCTTCCTAGCTGCATGGCCTGTAATCGGTATTTGGTTTACCGCTTTAGGTGTAAGCACAATGGCGTTCAACTTGAACGGTTTCAACTTCAACCAATCCATCATCGACTCACAAGGTCGTGTAATCAATACCTGGGCTGACATCATCAACCGCGCTAACTTGGGTATGGAAGTAATGCACGAGCGTAACGCTCACAACTTCCCTCTAGATTTGGCTGCTGGTGAAGTTGCTCCTGTTGCAATAAGCGCTCCTGCTATCAACGGTTAA
- a CDS encoding Tudor-knot domain-containing protein, with the protein MDKSIIQLVDELPSDNITVKVLNALDYVAPGQWQNLVGFDNTIRAVTGETDARVIQKIRDRATSLYNDPQQGYQSAVKLYQTIDKADTAMATAALANKVGEKIGFLSFLSNITPKADVTQSIDLVSKIAIEIIVFCKLNGIPQPNPQEFANSLANNYQDASLIRMVALVCLDGILPLGPDFLSKIQGIISGAESNSITQNPVFLAVNSSLPGSNPTDKLGFINQGFNAVQGWMNNLVTKTGITPQSISSHLGNFIQIADDNLDFVAAFLDQTTNYFEHTGIQSVARRLILKAHTLVKEEIKQETTQPIQDSSSAVKSDTSQYAVSKKIEVWDEEEEDWYQATIEKVQDDQFFINYIGYGSSHNEWVGKDDIRATDYASSDANGYAVGKKVKCWSDEEETWYTATIEKIQGNQYFIHYTGYDSSYDEWVNSDDIS; encoded by the coding sequence ATGGATAAATCAATTATTCAGTTGGTTGATGAATTACCGAGCGATAATATTACCGTCAAAGTTCTCAACGCTCTAGATTATGTCGCCCCTGGTCAGTGGCAGAATTTAGTAGGCTTTGATAACACTATTCGCGCTGTTACCGGAGAAACTGATGCCAGGGTAATTCAGAAAATCCGCGATCGCGCCACTTCTTTGTATAATGACCCCCAGCAAGGCTATCAATCCGCCGTCAAACTTTACCAGACCATAGATAAAGCCGACACAGCAATGGCAACTGCGGCTTTAGCGAATAAAGTAGGTGAAAAGATCGGCTTTCTATCTTTTTTAAGCAATATTACCCCCAAAGCCGATGTCACCCAAAGCATTGATTTAGTCTCAAAAATTGCCATCGAAATTATCGTTTTTTGCAAACTCAACGGTATTCCCCAACCAAACCCCCAAGAATTTGCCAATTCTCTGGCTAACAACTATCAAGATGCTTCCTTAATCCGCATGGTAGCTCTAGTTTGTCTAGATGGCATCCTACCATTAGGCCCCGACTTCCTCAGCAAAATCCAGGGAATCATTAGCGGTGCTGAATCTAACAGCATCACTCAAAATCCTGTTTTCTTAGCCGTCAATAGCTCCTTACCAGGAAGTAATCCCACTGATAAACTGGGCTTTATCAATCAAGGTTTCAATGCTGTTCAAGGCTGGATGAATAACTTAGTCACTAAGACAGGTATCACCCCACAATCTATTTCTAGTCATCTTGGTAATTTCATCCAAATTGCTGATGATAATTTAGATTTTGTCGCTGCATTCCTAGACCAAACTACCAATTACTTTGAGCATACAGGTATTCAATCAGTAGCTCGGAGATTGATTTTGAAAGCCCATACTTTAGTTAAAGAAGAAATAAAACAAGAGACAACACAGCCTATTCAAGATTCATCATCTGCTGTGAAATCAGATACTAGTCAGTATGCAGTCAGCAAAAAAATAGAAGTCTGGGATGAAGAAGAAGAAGACTGGTATCAAGCCACAATTGAGAAAGTTCAAGATGACCAGTTCTTTATAAACTATATTGGCTATGGTTCATCCCATAATGAGTGGGTTGGCAAAGATGATATTCGCGCTACTGATTATGCCTCATCTGATGCCAACGGATATGCAGTTGGTAAAAAGGTCAAATGTTGGAGTGATGAAGAAGAAACTTGGTACACTGCAACCATTGAGAAAATTCAAGGAAATCAATATTTTATTCATTACACAGGTTACGATTCATCCTACGACGAATGGGTTAATTCAGATGATATTAGCTAA
- a CDS encoding type II toxin-antitoxin system HicB family antitoxin, producing MTAIAPQEKSPRQVLLYLGEDNYFVVEVPSLPGCISQGKTREEALTNIEVLQDKGETLPEYQFINI from the coding sequence ATGACGGCGATCGCACCTCAAGAAAAATCTCCACGTCAAGTACTGCTATATCTTGGAGAAGATAATTATTTTGTTGTCGAAGTGCCGAGTTTGCCTGGTTGTATCAGTCAGGGAAAAACTCGTGAAGAGGCTTTAACTAATATCGAAGTTCTCCAAGACAAAGGCGAAACTCTTCCAGAATACCAATTTATAAATATATGA
- a CDS encoding DUF2207 domain-containing protein, with product MSKKLVDRLLLFCFTFVLGFTFTIHNVQAESAPFYWEFINVDIAVQPNGDMLVTETQKYNFIRDYNHLRSRYIPLDNVDRITEVSVSENGQLLPSITSTSTGNHQLLISWEHQLQSPESHTFVLKYRVIGGLLVNHNYAQVYWEAIFSDRKAPIKQAQVRVEFPEELTNKIKIFQSFGVVADIRRVDTKTIEAVTKQFIEPGTGLKIQVIFDRAGTKIETSGWQSTQFFYERLVWILLGLLVFGIPLLLIIVSRNGTGTSSSYIGDSSIDYYGGGGDYGGGDYGGGDYGGGGGGGGD from the coding sequence ATGAGCAAAAAATTAGTAGACAGGCTGCTGCTATTTTGTTTCACATTTGTTCTTGGCTTCACATTTACTATTCATAATGTCCAAGCCGAATCAGCACCTTTCTATTGGGAATTTATCAATGTCGATATTGCCGTACAGCCTAACGGTGATATGTTAGTCACTGAGACACAAAAATATAATTTTATTAGAGATTATAACCATCTGCGTTCCCGGTACATTCCTTTAGATAATGTAGACAGAATTACTGAAGTTTCTGTATCCGAAAATGGTCAATTGTTACCCAGTATAACAAGTACAAGTACAGGAAATCATCAATTGTTGATTAGTTGGGAACATCAATTGCAATCACCAGAAAGCCATACTTTCGTGTTGAAATATCGTGTTATTGGAGGATTGCTCGTCAATCATAACTATGCTCAAGTATACTGGGAAGCAATATTCTCTGACCGTAAAGCCCCTATTAAACAGGCGCAGGTTAGGGTGGAATTTCCTGAAGAACTTACTAATAAAATTAAAATATTCCAAAGCTTTGGTGTAGTTGCAGATATTCGCCGAGTCGATACAAAAACTATTGAGGCTGTTACTAAACAATTTATAGAGCCAGGGACGGGGTTAAAAATTCAGGTGATATTTGATCGTGCGGGTACTAAGATTGAAACCTCTGGATGGCAAAGTACACAATTTTTTTATGAGAGGTTAGTGTGGATTTTGTTGGGATTGCTAGTCTTTGGTATCCCTCTTCTCCTCATTATTGTCTCTAGGAATGGGACTGGGACTAGTAGTAGCTACATTGGAGACAGTAGTATTGATTACTATGGCGGTGGCGGTGATTATGGTGGCGGTGATTATGGTGGCGGTGATTATGGCGGCGGTGGTGGTGGCGGTGGTGATTAA
- a CDS encoding malic enzyme-like NAD(P)-binding protein: MADLTPNSSFSVTLRLQIPNRVGMLASITQAIASSGGNLGQIDLIEQTRQVSLRDLTVDAASTEHAETIVQAVKAIPDIKLVSVYDRTFNLHRGGKISITSRIPLKSVSDLAMAYTPGVGRVCTAIAQDPSQVYNLTIKQNTVAIVTDGSAVLGLGNLGPHAALPVMEGKAMLFKEFAGLDAFPICLATQDTEEIIQAVKNIAPVFGGVNLEDIAAPRCFEIEKRLRDELDIPVFHDDQHGTAIVTLAALFNSLKLVQKSLADIRIVINGAGAAGVAIARLLRKAGAEKIWMCDSKGIISTTRTDLNEEKQEFAVKAQGTLAGAVQGADVFIGVSAPGVLTPEMVKSMAKDAIVFAMANPIPEIQPELISKDVAVIATGRSDYPNQINNVLAFPGVFRGALDCRAQTITTTMYLEAASAIASLVNPSDLSREHIIPSVFDERVVTAVAAAVQRAAREEGIARG, from the coding sequence ATGGCAGACTTAACTCCTAATTCCAGTTTTAGTGTTACTCTCCGATTACAGATTCCCAATCGTGTGGGAATGCTAGCATCTATCACTCAAGCGATCGCATCTAGTGGTGGTAATCTCGGTCAAATCGATTTAATCGAGCAAACACGCCAAGTTTCTCTCCGTGACTTAACTGTTGATGCTGCTAGTACTGAACACGCGGAAACTATTGTGCAAGCAGTCAAAGCCATACCTGATATTAAGTTAGTCAGCGTTTACGATCGCACCTTTAATTTACATCGTGGCGGGAAAATCAGCATCACCAGCCGGATTCCTCTCAAGAGTGTATCCGACTTAGCAATGGCTTATACCCCTGGCGTGGGTCGGGTTTGTACGGCGATCGCTCAAGACCCATCGCAAGTATACAATTTAACTATCAAACAAAATACTGTCGCCATTGTCACTGATGGTAGTGCGGTTTTAGGATTGGGTAATCTTGGCCCCCATGCAGCTTTACCAGTGATGGAAGGTAAAGCCATGTTATTTAAGGAATTTGCTGGGTTGGATGCCTTTCCTATTTGCCTCGCTACCCAAGATACAGAAGAGATTATCCAAGCCGTCAAAAATATTGCCCCGGTTTTTGGCGGTGTGAATTTAGAGGATATCGCCGCACCCCGTTGCTTTGAAATTGAGAAGAGATTGCGCGATGAATTAGATATTCCTGTTTTTCACGATGACCAACATGGTACAGCAATTGTCACCTTGGCAGCTTTATTTAACTCCTTGAAACTGGTGCAGAAGTCACTGGCCGACATCCGCATTGTGATTAATGGTGCTGGTGCAGCTGGCGTGGCGATCGCCCGGTTACTACGGAAAGCTGGGGCAGAAAAAATCTGGATGTGCGACTCTAAAGGCATTATCTCCACCACTCGCACCGACCTCAATGAAGAAAAACAGGAGTTTGCCGTCAAAGCTCAGGGTACACTAGCTGGTGCAGTCCAAGGCGCAGATGTATTTATTGGTGTGAGTGCGCCTGGAGTCTTAACACCAGAGATGGTAAAGTCTATGGCTAAAGATGCGATTGTTTTTGCTATGGCTAATCCCATACCCGAAATTCAGCCAGAATTGATTAGCAAGGATGTAGCTGTTATCGCCACAGGTCGCAGTGACTACCCTAACCAAATTAATAACGTGTTAGCTTTTCCTGGGGTATTCCGTGGTGCGTTGGATTGTCGCGCGCAAACAATTACCACCACCATGTACTTAGAAGCAGCCAGTGCGATCGCTTCTTTGGTTAATCCCTCAGACTTGAGTCGGGAACATATTATTCCCTCAGTCTTTGATGAACGTGTCGTTACCGCCGTCGCTGCTGCTGTGCAACGTGCAGCGCGAGAAGAGGGGATTGCACGGGGTTAA
- a CDS encoding type I restriction-modification system subunit M has translation MTEKAAKQNNSESFEQKLWKAADKLRKNIDAAEYKHIVLGLIFLKYISDAFEELHQKLLAGEGDYAGANPEDRDEYSAENVFFVPVEARWSYLQGQAKQPDIGKTVDLAMEAIEQENAKRLKGILPKVYGQQKLDQKSLGGLIDLIGSITLGDAEAQAQDVLGRVYEYFLGQFALAEGKKGGQFYTPESIVKLLVEMLEPYNGRVFDPCCGSGGMFVQSEKFVKNHQGRLDDISIYGQESNETTYKLCRMNLAIRGIDGSNIKWNPEGSFLNDAHKDLKADFVIANPPFNDSDWGGELLRNDGRWLDKDLVPPVGNANFAWVSHFIYHLAPTGSAGFVLSNGSLSSNTSGEGDIRKALVQKDLVDCIVMLPTQLFYNTGIPACLWFLSRYKNGNKNRDRHGEVLFIDASELGYMVNRSSRAFTEAEISKIADTYHEWKKSGGSYRDIKGFCKSASIAEIEKHNFVLTPGRYVGIPDEVEDGVSFEEKMSELTMALGEQMREGQLLDEEIKKQLLKVGFIVSDELVDF, from the coding sequence ATGACAGAAAAAGCAGCAAAGCAGAATAACTCAGAGTCATTTGAGCAGAAATTATGGAAAGCGGCGGATAAGCTGCGAAAAAATATTGATGCTGCTGAGTATAAGCACATTGTTTTAGGTTTAATTTTTCTGAAATATATTTCTGATGCCTTTGAAGAGTTGCATCAAAAGCTGCTGGCGGGTGAGGGGGATTACGCAGGGGCAAATCCAGAGGATAGGGATGAGTATTCAGCAGAGAATGTGTTTTTTGTGCCAGTTGAGGCGCGGTGGTCATATCTTCAAGGACAGGCGAAGCAACCGGACATTGGTAAAACCGTTGATTTGGCTATGGAAGCAATTGAGCAGGAAAACGCCAAACGGTTAAAAGGGATTTTACCCAAGGTGTATGGACAGCAGAAATTAGACCAGAAATCTTTGGGTGGATTAATTGACTTAATTGGATCAATTACGTTAGGGGATGCTGAGGCACAGGCACAGGATGTTTTAGGGCGAGTCTATGAATATTTTTTGGGACAATTTGCTCTAGCTGAAGGCAAGAAAGGCGGACAGTTCTATACACCTGAAAGTATTGTGAAACTTTTAGTTGAGATGTTAGAACCCTACAATGGGCGTGTCTTTGACCCTTGCTGTGGTTCAGGGGGGATGTTTGTCCAGAGTGAGAAGTTTGTCAAAAATCACCAAGGGCGTTTGGATGATATCTCAATTTATGGGCAGGAGAGCAACGAGACAACCTATAAATTGTGTCGGATGAATTTGGCGATTAGGGGGATTGACGGCTCAAATATTAAGTGGAATCCTGAAGGTTCGTTTCTCAATGATGCTCACAAGGACTTAAAAGCGGATTTTGTCATTGCTAATCCTCCTTTTAATGATAGTGATTGGGGCGGCGAGTTATTGCGAAATGATGGACGTTGGCTGGATAAAGACCTTGTACCTCCAGTTGGGAATGCCAATTTTGCTTGGGTATCGCATTTTATTTACCACTTAGCACCCACAGGTTCGGCGGGTTTTGTGTTGTCGAATGGTTCGCTGTCGTCAAATACAAGCGGTGAGGGAGATATTCGCAAGGCTTTAGTGCAGAAAGATTTGGTGGATTGTATTGTCATGTTGCCAACCCAACTTTTTTACAATACGGGTATTCCTGCTTGTTTGTGGTTTCTTAGTCGGTATAAAAACGGGAATAAAAACAGGGATAGACACGGTGAGGTATTGTTTATTGATGCCTCAGAGTTGGGTTATATGGTAAATCGCAGTAGTAGGGCTTTCACGGAAGCTGAGATTAGCAAGATTGCTGATACTTACCATGAGTGGAAAAAGTCGGGGGGGAGTTACCGCGATATCAAAGGCTTTTGTAAGTCTGCATCAATCGCGGAAATTGAGAAGCATAATTTTGTGTTGACACCAGGGCGATATGTGGGGATTCCTGATGAAGTGGAGGATGGGGTGAGCTTTGAGGAGAAAATGAGTGAGCTTACAATGGCATTAGGTGAGCAAATGCGAGAGGGGCAATTGTTGGATGAGGAGATTAAAAAGCAATTGTTAAAGGTGGGATTTATTGTTAGTGATGAGTTGGTTGATTTTTAA
- a CDS encoding Uma2 family endonuclease, whose amino-acid sequence MIAVKGKFPKLTPEEYFIWEEKQQLRHEYLNGEVYAMTGGTQNHGRIASNIIFIVKGHLRGGGCQVGNSDCRINIFETKDYVYPDVSVTCDERDRTAIQAIQYPCLIVEVLSPSTASYDRGDKFRLYRRNPSLQDYLLVDAEKIAIDLYRKNERGNWEIFNYQLGDNIKLQSIDLSFPIESVYEDIVFEESV is encoded by the coding sequence ATGATTGCTGTAAAAGGTAAGTTTCCTAAGTTAACACCCGAAGAATATTTCATCTGGGAAGAAAAACAACAGCTTCGCCATGAGTATCTTAATGGTGAAGTTTACGCTATGACTGGGGGGACGCAAAATCATGGACGAATTGCTAGTAATATTATTTTCATTGTTAAAGGTCATTTACGGGGCGGTGGTTGTCAGGTTGGTAATTCCGATTGTCGTATAAATATTTTTGAAACGAAAGATTATGTTTATCCTGATGTGAGCGTTACTTGCGACGAGCGCGATCGCACTGCAATTCAAGCAATTCAATATCCCTGTTTAATTGTTGAGGTTTTATCTCCAAGTACAGCCAGTTATGACCGAGGGGATAAATTTAGATTGTATCGTCGCAATCCTAGTTTACAAGATTATCTTTTGGTTGATGCTGAGAAAATAGCGATTGATTTATACCGCAAAAATGAGCGCGGTAATTGGGAGATTTTTAATTATCAGTTGGGGGATAATATCAAGCTACAAAGTATTGATTTAAGTTTTCCCATTGAGTCGGTTTATGAGGATATTGTTTTTGAGGAATCAGTATAA
- a CDS encoding type II toxin-antitoxin system VapC family toxin gives MSIKYLLDTNIISEATRQSPNVNVVKKLTQHQLETATGSVVMHELLFGCLRLVESQKRRLLLEYINQIPLKMTILNYDLKAAQWHAQERARLSKMGKTPAFIDGQIASIAYSNNLILVTNNVSDFESFNDLAVENWFVNSGEG, from the coding sequence TTGAGTATTAAGTATTTATTGGACACAAATATTATTTCAGAAGCCACTCGTCAAAGTCCTAATGTTAATGTGGTTAAAAAACTTACTCAGCATCAATTAGAGACTGCGACTGGTTCAGTTGTAATGCACGAACTTTTATTTGGTTGTTTACGTTTGGTGGAATCACAAAAACGTCGATTGTTGCTGGAATATATTAATCAAATACCTTTAAAAATGACAATACTAAATTATGATTTAAAGGCTGCACAGTGGCACGCCCAAGAAAGGGCTAGATTATCTAAGATGGGCAAAACTCCAGCTTTTATTGATGGTCAAATTGCGAGTATTGCTTACAGTAATAATTTAATTTTGGTAACTAATAATGTTTCCGATTTTGAGTCTTTTAATGATTTAGCGGTTGAAAATTGGTTTGTTAATAGTGGTGAAGGCTGA
- a CDS encoding restriction endonuclease subunit S, producing the protein MSEWKETTLGEIADIIMGQSPTGETCNNNGQGLPLLNGPTEFGDRNPLPTQFTIDPKKIAEAGDLLFCVRGSTTGRMNWADQKYAIGRGIASIRAKDGILFQPYIRAIIEKELKSLLAVATGSTFPNISKDHLLNLIVQLPSKNIKIYISNLARILDEKIYNLRSQNETLEAIAQTLFKHWFIDFEFPNADGKPYKSSGGAMVRSALGYIPEAWSVGKLGQYLNIKHGYAFKGEYITTEVTEKILLTPVNFKIGGGFNDSKYKYYSADDYSNEYVLRRKDLAITMTDLSKEGDSLGYPAFIPDIKGKVFLHNQRIGKVENNNIDKTFLYFLLCRREYRSHILGTSSGSTVRHTSPSRICEYSFVIPDFELIDKFSALATATIDKILISTL; encoded by the coding sequence ATGAGTGAGTGGAAAGAGACGACTTTAGGAGAGATTGCAGACATTATTATGGGGCAATCCCCTACAGGTGAAACTTGTAATAATAATGGTCAAGGATTACCACTATTAAATGGCCCTACTGAGTTTGGGGATAGAAACCCATTACCTACTCAATTTACTATTGATCCAAAAAAGATAGCTGAAGCAGGAGATTTGCTCTTTTGCGTGCGTGGCTCAACCACAGGTCGAATGAACTGGGCAGATCAAAAATATGCAATTGGTAGAGGTATTGCTTCGATCAGAGCAAAAGATGGAATCCTATTTCAACCTTACATAAGAGCAATTATTGAAAAAGAGTTAAAAAGTTTACTTGCAGTTGCTACAGGTTCAACCTTTCCAAACATTTCCAAAGATCATTTACTAAATCTCATTGTTCAGTTACCATCTAAAAATATAAAAATCTATATCTCTAATCTTGCACGGATTTTAGATGAAAAAATTTATAACTTACGATCACAAAATGAGACGTTAGAGGCGATCGCACAAACTCTATTTAAGCATTGGTTTATAGATTTCGAGTTCCCCAACGCAGACGGCAAGCCCTATAAATCATCTGGTGGGGCGATGGTGCGATCGGCGTTAGGCTATATTCCCGAAGCTTGGAGTGTTGGGAAATTAGGACAATATCTCAATATTAAACATGGCTATGCTTTCAAGGGTGAATATATAACAACGGAAGTAACAGAAAAAATTCTTTTAACTCCTGTTAATTTTAAAATCGGTGGTGGATTCAATGATTCAAAGTATAAATATTACTCTGCTGATGATTATTCAAATGAGTATGTTCTAAGAAGAAAAGATTTGGCTATCACAATGACAGATTTAAGTAAAGAGGGAGATAGCCTGGGCTATCCTGCATTTATTCCAGATATTAAAGGAAAAGTATTTTTACATAACCAAAGGATAGGAAAGGTAGAAAATAATAATATCGACAAAACATTTTTATATTTTCTTTTATGTCGTAGAGAATATCGATCTCATATTTTAGGAACGTCATCAGGTTCTACAGTTCGCCATACGTCACCATCAAGAATTTGTGAGTATAGTTTTGTGATTCCAGATTTTGAATTAATTGATAAATTTTCAGCCCTAGCCACAGCAACTATTGACAAAATACTAATCTCTACGCTATAG